In Rattus norvegicus strain BN/NHsdMcwi chromosome 1, GRCr8, whole genome shotgun sequence, a genomic segment contains:
- the Abol1 gene encoding histo-blood group ABO system transferase-like isoform X1 produces MLYYPSKLIVPSRANIAIQTPWLAPIVWDRTFQIGILNQQFWLQNVSIGLVVFTTGACIAFLKVLLQTSETYFMQGHRVKYYPFNGQPASLPTLKPCKGRQMVILEIQASAHQLDTYVCRVEMISHLSQHHFVKEVDYLVCVCVNIIFCHTVGVKVLSSLFDTLHPLVFGLPRKSLAYERQPQPQAYISEDEGAFFGGKVLEIYRLTKFHYQAVMMDQAHYIEVMKAT; encoded by the coding sequence ATGTTGTATTATCCATCGAAATTAATTGTTCCCAGCAGGGCAAACATCGCCATACAGACTCCCTGGCTGGCTCCCATTGTGTGGGACAGGACTTTCCAAATTGGAATCTTGAACCAGCAATTCTGGCTCCAGAATGTCTCCATTGGGTTAGTTGTGTTCACCACAGGAGCATGCATAGCCTTCCTAAAAGTGCTCCTGCAAACCTCTGAGACATACTTCATGCAGGGACACCGAGTAAAGTACTACCCTTTCAATGGCCAGCCAGCTAGCCTTCCAACCTTGAAGCCCTGTAAGGGGAGGCAGATGGTAATTCTGGAAATTCAGGCTTCTGCCCATCAGCTGGACACTTATGTGTGCAGAGTGGAGATGATCAGCCATCTTTCCCAGCAtcactttgtgaaggaggtggactacctggtctgtgtctgtgtgaacaTCATCTTCTGCCACACTGTGGGTGTGAAGGTCCTGTCCTCCCTGTTTGACACACTGCATCCTCTCGTCTTTGGACTCCCGAGAAAATCCTTGGCCTATGAAAGGCAGCCTCAGCCACAAGCCTACATTTCTGAGGATGAGGGAGCCTTCTTTGGGGGAAAGGTACTGGAGATTTACAGGCTCACCAAGTTCCATTACCAGGCTGTGATGATGGACCAAGCTCATTACATCGAAGTGATGAAAGCTACTTGA
- the Abol1 gene encoding histo-blood group ABO system transferase-like isoform X2 encodes MLYYPSKLIVPSRANIAIQTPWLAPIVWDRTFQIGILNQQFWLQNVSIGLVVFTTGACIAFLKVLLQTSETYFMQGHRVKYYPFNGQPASLPTLKPCKGRQMVILEIQASAHQLDTYVCRVEMISHLSQHHFVKEVDYLVCVCVNIIFCHTVGVKVLSSLFDTLHPLVFGLPRKSLAYERQPQPQAYISEDEGAFFGGKGTPTIWMVKRSIRFHVESL; translated from the exons ATGTTGTATTATCCATCGAAATTAATTGTTCCCAGCAGGGCAAACATCGCCATACAGACTCCCTGGCTGGCTCCCATTGTGTGGGACAGGACTTTCCAAATTGGAATCTTGAACCAGCAATTCTGGCTCCAGAATGTCTCCATTGGGTTAGTTGTGTTCACCACAGGAGCATGCATAGCCTTCCTAAAAGTGCTCCTGCAAACCTCTGAGACATACTTCATGCAGGGACACCGAGTAAAGTACTACCCTTTCAATGGCCAGCCAGCTAGCCTTCCAACCTTGAAGCCCTGTAAGGGGAGGCAGATGGTAATTCTGGAAATTCAGGCTTCTGCCCATCAGCTGGACACTTATGTGTGCAGAGTGGAGATGATCAGCCATCTTTCCCAGCAtcactttgtgaaggaggtggactacctggtctgtgtctgtgtgaacaTCATCTTCTGCCACACTGTGGGTGTGAAGGTCCTGTCCTCCCTGTTTGACACACTGCATCCTCTCGTCTTTGGACTCCCGAGAAAATCCTTGGCCTATGAAAGGCAGCCTCAGCCACAAGCCTACATTTCTGAGGATGAGGGAGCCTTCTTTGGGGGAAAG GGCACACCCACCATCTGGATGGTAAAAAGATCAATACGCTTCCATGTTGAGTCCCTTTGA